The sequence below is a genomic window from Prosthecobacter dejongeii.
GGAGGATGCGGGCGATAAGTTGTCAGCCATGGCCCACTCCGTGTGGGAGATGAAGGCACCCTCCTTCAAAAAACGCTCCACCGCCCGCAGCACCCGGGGCCGCCACATCATGAATGTGTGGTCTGCCTGCGTGACCATGAAATCTGCCTGCCCTGCAACCCAACCCCCCGCGACGGTGACGATGCCATCGGACTCGGGGCCCAAGAGATCACGGAAAAGGGTAATCACAGGCTTATTTCCCATGATGATGCCGGTGCCGGGCGGCACGGCCCCAAGCCTGCGCGGAGTGCTTGTTTCATCCACCCCCAGCTCATGAATGACGGGGCCTAACAAACGACGCAACCAGGGCGACTCCCCCAGTTGCGCAAGCACCTCGCTGCCTTGATTCGGCGGGCCTAACATCACGGTGCGGCCGAGAGGGAAGGACGGGTCTCGGTTCTCTGCCCAGGCCCGGAACAGGATACCGCCCAGAGAGTGCGTGACAAAATGAACGCGCGTGCCCTTGGTCAGTCGCAGTTTAGCTAAAACAGGTTTTAACCATTGATCCACGGCTTTCTGCACTGTGACACGACGGGAGGGGTAGCTCACGCTGATGACCCTGTAACCCGCCCGCCATAACCAGAAACGCAACGCCAGCAGACTGCGAGGCGAACGCCCGAGCCCGTGGATCAAAACCACGATGTCGCGCTGGGTAGGTTTCATAGGGTACTAATGCAGCGAGAACGTCTTTTGGTCAACTTTTGGCTGTGCAGGACAATCGGAGGTGGCCAGGGTCAAGAATCGTCAAACACCCAGCAAGAATGAGCAGCACCGAGGCATTGCTTGAGGAGCTTGTTTTGGAAGATGCTTAAGAGATCATGCCCAACCATCGCGCCATCCAGCTCGTCGCCAGCGGCGACCTCCGACTTTCCGCCAACCAAACCTGCTGGCCTGCCCAGAAGGCCATGGAAGACGCTTTGGCCAAAGCTCTTAAAGCCGAAGGTTATGAGGTCAAACGTGCTCATCCATACGATGCCAAGAAAAAGCACGGCTTCATCGCCAGTCAGCGTGAGGGGATCGAGGTCTTTCGCACGGTGGACCCAGATGCGCCCATCATCGTGGCAGAGGCGGTGTGGCAATATTCGCATCACGTGCTCGCGGGGCTTAGCACGCATCGCGGCCCCATCTTGACCGTGGCGAACTGGAGCGGCCAGTGGCCCGGCCTCGTGGGCCTGCTGAATCTGAATGCGTCGCTGACCAAGGCCGGCGTGACCTACTCCACGCTCTGGAGCGAGACCTTCACCGATGCCTATTTTAAAAATGGCCTGCGTGAATGGCTCGATACGGGTGCCGTGACGCATGACCAGTCCCATGTGCGCGATCTTTCCCTGCTGAAGCTGCCGCAGGAGGATGAAAGTCTGGGCCGGGATTTCGGGCGTCGTTTCCGCAATCACAAGGCGATTCTCGGCGTCTTCGATGAAGGCTGCATGGGCATGTACAATGCCATTATCCCGGACAATCTTTTTCACGCCACCGGCTGCTTTAAAGAAAGACTCAGCCAGTCCAGTCTCTATGCAGCCATGCAGACCGTGAGCGATGAGGATGCGGTGGAAGCCTATGCCTGGCTGAAGAAGAAGGGATTGCAAATGCAGTTAGGCCAAGATGAAGCCACGGAGCTCACCGAGGCGCAGATCCTCCTCCAGTGTAAAATGTACATCGCCGCCGTCCGCATGGCGGATGAATTTGGCTGCGACGCCATCGGCATCCAATACCAGCAGGGGCTGAAGGATCTCACGCCAGCCAGCGACCTCGTGGAGGGCATGCTTAACAACACAGACCGCCCACCCGTGCGCAGTGCCGATGGCAAACGTGTGCTTTTTGAAGGAGAGGCCTTGCCGCACTTCAATGAAGTGGACGAATGCGCAGGACTGGATGGTCTGGTGACCTATCGGCTGTGGCGCGAGCTCGGCTTTGCCCCTGAAAACACCCTGCACGATCTCCGCTGGGGCCAGAAGTATAACAAAGATTATGTCTGGGTGCTCCTCATCAGCGGCGCGGCCCCTCCGGCCCACTTCATCGGCGGTTGGAAAGGGGCGAGCACGGAGCGCCAGCCGGCCATGTACTTCCGTCTCGGCGGCGGCACGATGAAGGGCATCAGCAAACCGGGCCACATCGTCTGGAGCCGCGTCTTCGTCATGGATGGCGCGCTGCATTGCGACATCGGTGTGGCCGAGGTGGTCAAACTTCCTGCCGAGGAAACCGAACGTCGTTGGCAGGAAACCACCCCCCAGTGGCCCATCATGCACGCCGTGCTGAAAGGCGTTTCGCGAGATCAGATGATGGCCCGCCACAAGTCCAACCACATCCAGGTCGTGTACACCCCCAATGAAAAGCAGGCGCATCGTGCTGCCCGCATCAAGGCCGCTGCCATGAGTGAACTGGGCATCCACGTGTCTCTGTGTGGCGATGTGAAACTGGGGTGAGGGCGGTGAGGTGCTGCGGCCTTTGGATTGAGACCAGCTTCGTGCTAGTTTTTTTGGGGAAGAGATTCACTTCTTTTCGATGTGAGTCCTTCTCCTTAGATCGCGTATGTTCTGGTCAATCAACGTGGTGGCGAGCTAAAGCTCGGGAGTACTTTCTTGAGTCCCTCATGTAGAAAGTTCTTTCAGCTGTCACCAAAAAGCATCTCAAAGTGACCTGTGTGGCCTGCCGTTAAAGAAACGGTCTATTGAGGCTGTATTGAGGGAAGTTTTTCGTCGCTACCACTATGAGACCTTCCTTCTTCCTCTGCCTGGCCAGTGCTTGGCTGCCATTGAGCACCTTTGCTCAGGACCTCAGTGCCTTGCGCTCGGCCCTGACTTTTCATGCGTCGTTTGATCAGGATCTCCAGGCCGACTTCTCCAAGGGAGACAAACTCAGCTACGTGAAAAAGGGTAAGGAAATGGTAGCGGCGGTGCCGAATGAGGAGGCGAAGATCGCGCCCGGAGAGGGCAAGTTTGGTAACTCGCTGTGGTTCCCTAAAAAGGGACTGACAAGGCCTCAATACAAAGACGCAGGCGTGCTGGGTTACAATGGCCAAAGCTGGAGCAGCACGGTCTCCGTGTGGTTACGGCTGGATCCGGATAAAGACCTGGAGCCCGGTTATTGCGATCCCGTGCAGATTGTGGGAGACGATGGTAAAAAGGGCTTCATTTTTCTGGAGTGGTCGAAGGATGAAACCCCGCGCTATTTCCGCTACGCCATCCGACCCTTGTTTGAGATCTGGAACCCCACGAACATTCAGTGGGCAGACATCCCTTTCGATAAACGCCCCATGGTGCAGGTGGAGCGGGCACGCGCACCGTTTTCCCGCGAGGCCTGGACCCATGTGGTCTTCACAGTGGAAAACATCAATGACAAGACTCGCAAGCCCGCTGGACGCCTTTACATGAATGGCGAGCTGAAGGGCAGCATTGAAAACTGGGACCTCACCTTTGCTTGGGACCCTGCCCAAGTCTGGCTGGTGCTGGGGGCCGCCTACGTGGGCCACATGGATGACCTGGCGGTCTTTAACCGGGCCCTGACGGAGGCCGAGGTCAGACAACTGGGCAGCCTGAAAACGGGTGTGCGGGAACTGCATGCGTCTGGTCACAAGTGAGGCTCGCCAGAACTCTCCAAGTCAAACATCGTCAATCACCCAGCAAGAATCCGCAGCGGCAAAAGTTTGTGCTTTTGGGTAAACTCTCTCATGCTGCGGGTGGACTCCCTGTCTCCCCAACCGACCGACCATGAAGCCTTCCCATTTCTGCCTCGTTGCGCTCACGGCGCTATTTTCCGGCCATGCTGCCGCGAATGATACGCTGACCCCGCTGAAGTATAACAACCCCGGCCTCGTGGTGGATCTGGGCGTGGGTCTGTGGGCCTGGCCGATGCCGATGGACTTCGATCGCGATGGCGACCTGGACTTGGTGGTGAACTG
It includes:
- a CDS encoding L-fucose/L-arabinose isomerase family protein, which encodes MPNHRAIQLVASGDLRLSANQTCWPAQKAMEDALAKALKAEGYEVKRAHPYDAKKKHGFIASQREGIEVFRTVDPDAPIIVAEAVWQYSHHVLAGLSTHRGPILTVANWSGQWPGLVGLLNLNASLTKAGVTYSTLWSETFTDAYFKNGLREWLDTGAVTHDQSHVRDLSLLKLPQEDESLGRDFGRRFRNHKAILGVFDEGCMGMYNAIIPDNLFHATGCFKERLSQSSLYAAMQTVSDEDAVEAYAWLKKKGLQMQLGQDEATELTEAQILLQCKMYIAAVRMADEFGCDAIGIQYQQGLKDLTPASDLVEGMLNNTDRPPVRSADGKRVLFEGEALPHFNEVDECAGLDGLVTYRLWRELGFAPENTLHDLRWGQKYNKDYVWVLLISGAAPPAHFIGGWKGASTERQPAMYFRLGGGTMKGISKPGHIVWSRVFVMDGALHCDIGVAEVVKLPAEETERRWQETTPQWPIMHAVLKGVSRDQMMARHKSNHIQVVYTPNEKQAHRAARIKAAAMSELGIHVSLCGDVKLG
- a CDS encoding alpha/beta fold hydrolase, with protein sequence MKPTQRDIVVLIHGLGRSPRSLLALRFWLWRAGYRVISVSYPSRRVTVQKAVDQWLKPVLAKLRLTKGTRVHFVTHSLGGILFRAWAENRDPSFPLGRTVMLGPPNQGSEVLAQLGESPWLRRLLGPVIHELGVDETSTPRRLGAVPPGTGIIMGNKPVITLFRDLLGPESDGIVTVAGGWVAGQADFMVTQADHTFMMWRPRVLRAVERFLKEGAFISHTEWAMADNLSPASS
- a CDS encoding LamG domain-containing protein; amino-acid sequence: MRPSFFLCLASAWLPLSTFAQDLSALRSALTFHASFDQDLQADFSKGDKLSYVKKGKEMVAAVPNEEAKIAPGEGKFGNSLWFPKKGLTRPQYKDAGVLGYNGQSWSSTVSVWLRLDPDKDLEPGYCDPVQIVGDDGKKGFIFLEWSKDETPRYFRYAIRPLFEIWNPTNIQWADIPFDKRPMVQVERARAPFSREAWTHVVFTVENINDKTRKPAGRLYMNGELKGSIENWDLTFAWDPAQVWLVLGAAYVGHMDDLAVFNRALTEAEVRQLGSLKTGVRELHASGHK